A portion of the Bacteroidales bacterium genome contains these proteins:
- a CDS encoding AEC family transporter yields MQVNIIIQQISVLILLALIGLVATKLNVIQRELKTGLTRIIFNITLPFLIITRISSLDISKDILISWGLIIIIAAFAIILFLNIGRLTSRLLHLPPKRAIVHILHSGFGNIVFLGFPILDALFPNGEGLLYGIIYFLTQNILTWTLGIFILSGEKQQNKLNHLKKLLNPNTIAFFIGLVMLLTGIKIPDFLFGPLQGLGKTTMYLAMLYIGALLADINLKSIPNKKSTFTVSMNKLLIGPVILMLLIHLVLLWIPLDIPQTALYVIILESAMPCGTVMVILSRQYNKDDYYATQNMSVSTLLSVITLPFIFFLSQIIL; encoded by the coding sequence ATGCAGGTTAACATCATCATTCAGCAAATATCCGTTCTTATCCTGTTGGCCCTGATTGGCCTTGTTGCCACCAAGCTGAATGTTATTCAACGGGAACTTAAAACCGGCCTGACCCGGATCATTTTCAACATCACCCTCCCCTTTCTGATCATTACCCGCATTTCTTCCCTGGATATCAGTAAGGACATACTGATTAGCTGGGGATTGATCATTATTATAGCCGCTTTTGCCATTATATTATTCCTGAATATTGGCAGACTTACCAGCCGTTTGCTCCATCTTCCCCCGAAAAGAGCTATAGTACATATATTGCATTCCGGGTTCGGTAACATCGTTTTTCTCGGATTTCCCATTCTCGACGCCCTCTTTCCCAATGGTGAAGGACTGCTATATGGAATCATCTATTTTCTTACCCAAAATATCCTTACCTGGACATTGGGCATTTTTATTCTGAGCGGCGAAAAACAGCAAAACAAACTCAATCATCTTAAAAAATTACTGAATCCCAATACAATAGCCTTTTTTATCGGGCTTGTCATGTTACTCACGGGAATCAAAATACCGGATTTTCTGTTCGGTCCTCTTCAGGGCCTGGGTAAAACGACAATGTACCTTGCCATGCTTTATATCGGTGCCCTTCTGGCCGATATCAACCTCAAATCCATACCGAATAAGAAAAGCACATTTACGGTAAGTATGAACAAACTGCTTATAGGACCTGTGATCCTTATGTTACTTATCCACCTGGTTTTGCTATGGATACCTCTCGATATTCCCCAAACCGCCCTTTATGTCATCATCCTCGAATCAGCCATGCCCTGTGGCACCGTGATGGTGATTTTGTCCCGCCAATACAACAAGGACGATTATTATGCCACCCAAAACATGTCCGTTTCAACCCTCCTCAGTGTCATCACCCTGCCTTTCATTTTTTTTCTCAGCCAGATCATACTCTAA
- a CDS encoding RNA polymerase sigma-70 factor: MNANDKKLIKEVKKGDVKSFEILFKNYYEALCIYANHYLKDMDQAEEAVQDVFFNIWKGREQIKIRESVQSYLYTSTRNKCLKIIRSQNMADQYSDYIKNAPGEQVSTPVDELNAKELNLLIENTLKQLPERAREIFRMNRFQGLKYGEIAEKLSISVKTVESNMGKALKIFRKNLNEYLKVI, from the coding sequence ATGAATGCAAACGACAAAAAGCTCATAAAGGAAGTTAAAAAAGGGGATGTTAAGTCCTTTGAAATACTATTCAAAAATTATTATGAAGCACTTTGTATTTATGCAAACCATTACCTGAAGGATATGGATCAGGCAGAAGAGGCGGTACAGGATGTATTTTTCAATATCTGGAAAGGAAGGGAACAGATAAAAATCCGTGAATCGGTTCAATCATACCTGTATACATCAACCCGGAATAAATGCCTTAAAATAATACGTTCACAGAATATGGCCGATCAATACTCGGATTATATCAAAAATGCGCCCGGTGAGCAGGTTTCCACTCCGGTTGATGAACTCAACGCAAAGGAACTGAACCTGTTAATTGAAAATACATTAAAACAATTGCCCGAGAGAGCAAGAGAGATTTTCAGAATGAACAGGTTTCAGGGATTAAAATACGGAGAAATTGCAGAGAAACTGTCAATATCCGTTAAAACCGTGGAATCAAACATGGGAAAAGCGCTAAAAATCTTTCGTAAGAACCTGAATGAATATCTAAAAGTGATTTAA
- a CDS encoding FecR domain-containing protein, which yields MVKWKRLAKYLANEADKKEKAKVSRWVNKDKDNLKAFEEIKMYWNQIEHSQRSEINTEKAWNNLKNRIAAEEKTRPAREKPIFIFNNAFLRYAAVALLIIGIGTGAFFTYQQLNQPAQTVTVDTPHDIRNKKVALPDGSLAYLNYNSKLNYPKQFRTGKREVTINGEVFFDVEKNPAKPFIINANNAQIEVLGTSFDVNTNLPDNKVEVLVQSGRIKVARRNKQDEHLIIEAGYKGIVGDDMLKKEKQKDPNYLAWTTGRLVFKGQELEQVSKTLMRTYNVKINIGNPEIENYRITTNFTNESIDTVLNVIATTFNLKINKINENEYVIKKDVS from the coding sequence ATGGTGAAATGGAAAAGACTGGCAAAATATCTGGCCAATGAGGCGGATAAAAAGGAGAAGGCAAAAGTCAGCCGGTGGGTCAACAAAGACAAAGACAATCTTAAAGCCTTTGAGGAGATAAAAATGTACTGGAACCAAATTGAACATTCCCAAAGATCAGAAATTAACACGGAGAAAGCCTGGAACAATCTTAAGAACAGGATTGCTGCAGAGGAAAAAACCCGGCCGGCAAGGGAAAAACCTATTTTCATATTTAACAATGCATTTTTGCGATATGCGGCGGTTGCCTTATTAATTATAGGTATCGGAACAGGTGCTTTTTTTACCTACCAGCAATTAAACCAACCAGCCCAGACAGTAACTGTTGATACCCCGCACGATATCCGAAACAAAAAAGTTGCTTTACCGGATGGCTCACTGGCCTATCTGAATTATAACTCAAAACTGAATTATCCCAAGCAATTTAGAACAGGCAAGCGAGAGGTTACCATCAACGGAGAAGTGTTCTTTGATGTAGAGAAAAATCCTGCCAAACCTTTCATCATAAATGCCAACAATGCCCAGATTGAAGTATTAGGCACTTCATTCGATGTTAACACCAATTTACCCGACAATAAGGTGGAAGTGCTGGTTCAGTCAGGCAGGATTAAGGTTGCCAGGAGAAACAAACAGGATGAGCACCTCATTATAGAAGCAGGTTACAAAGGAATTGTAGGTGATGATATGCTGAAAAAAGAAAAGCAAAAGGACCCGAACTACCTTGCATGGACCACCGGTAGACTCGTTTTTAAGGGACAGGAACTGGAGCAGGTTTCAAAAACCCTGATGAGAACCTATAATGTAAAGATTAATATCGGGAATCCGGAAATTGAAAATTACAGGATCACAACCAATTTTACCAATGAATCCATTGATACAGTGCTGAATGTTATTGCCACAACTTTTAATTTGAAAATAAATAAGATCAATGAGAATGAATACGTTATTAAAAAAGATGTGAGCTGA
- a CDS encoding STN domain-containing protein, whose protein sequence is MKNVNTILLLAALTVFSLNNKFVRAQENILERKIRLEMDNEPLHKAFMHLNRITEYKFSYNSNLVDDDKLISISFQNTSLGNILDSLFRDTTLAYDLVDQHIVIHKKEMAAPVSNDTTKNKKPVVSNSQPLFKQVEVIRSDTNYTHKWERDSTKWMLFSREIKYYKDSVHLAGTLNERWNSQKGKWENYNRTIKQYNEQGNLMENLNQQWSADQEKWINLKLKTFSYDRYGNKSEVLYHEWQQAAGQWFSTVRYLIDYNLLGEEKKVLIKVYSPATDTWSNETRYTFIYNDGPGPPNETLVESWNSFTESWDNRGKYYMHYNLKGNKVKETRSTWNQNMNGWMNGLRFLMDYDNRKLTSEIEQRWDYRDREWNNAIRNIFSYDDEGEVKQMVQERWNRDSSKWETKNIYFHSNIKNLQEEFPGGKKKDTAK, encoded by the coding sequence ATGAAAAACGTAAATACCATATTGTTGCTGGCCGCATTGACTGTTTTCTCACTTAATAATAAATTTGTCAGGGCGCAGGAAAACATTCTGGAACGGAAGATTCGGCTGGAAATGGATAATGAACCGCTCCATAAGGCATTCATGCACCTTAACCGGATCACCGAATATAAGTTTTCATATAACTCCAACCTTGTGGATGATGACAAACTGATTTCAATTTCATTCCAAAATACTTCCCTGGGTAATATTCTGGACTCCCTTTTCAGAGACACAACACTGGCTTATGACCTGGTGGACCAGCACATTGTGATCCATAAAAAAGAGATGGCGGCTCCGGTTTCAAATGACACAACAAAAAACAAAAAGCCTGTTGTATCCAATAGCCAGCCCTTGTTTAAACAGGTGGAAGTTATCAGAAGCGATACAAACTACACCCATAAATGGGAAAGAGATTCCACCAAATGGATGCTTTTTAGCAGGGAAATTAAATATTACAAAGACTCTGTTCATCTTGCCGGAACCCTGAACGAAAGGTGGAATTCACAAAAAGGTAAGTGGGAAAATTACAACCGTACCATAAAACAATATAACGAGCAGGGTAACCTGATGGAGAATCTCAACCAGCAATGGAGTGCCGATCAGGAAAAATGGATCAATCTGAAACTTAAAACTTTCTCTTACGATCGTTATGGTAATAAAAGTGAGGTACTTTATCATGAATGGCAGCAAGCCGCGGGCCAATGGTTCAGTACAGTAAGATACCTGATAGACTACAATCTTTTGGGCGAAGAAAAAAAAGTATTGATTAAAGTGTATTCTCCTGCCACCGATACATGGTCGAATGAAACCCGTTATACGTTCATATATAATGATGGCCCGGGCCCTCCGAATGAAACCCTGGTGGAATCCTGGAACAGTTTTACAGAATCATGGGATAACCGGGGGAAATATTATATGCACTACAACTTAAAGGGTAATAAGGTAAAGGAGACCCGGTCCACATGGAACCAGAATATGAACGGCTGGATGAACGGATTGAGATTTCTGATGGATTATGATAACAGGAAACTGACCAGCGAAATTGAGCAACGTTGGGATTACAGGGACCGGGAATGGAATAATGCCATCAGGAATATCTTTAGCTACGATGACGAGGGTGAAGTAAAACAAATGGTGCAGGAGCGGTGGAACAGGGATTCATCAAAATGGGAAACAAAGAATATCTATTTTCACTCAAACATAAAAAACCTTCAGGAAGAATTTCCCGGCGGCAAAAAGAAAGATACCGCAAAATAA